A portion of the Desulfovibrio sp. Fe33 genome contains these proteins:
- a CDS encoding AI-2E family transporter produces MFDNDKPYTLDSVVRMVLGAGFFIGMVWLLGYLSGVLVPFVAALLVAYLLNPLTCFLEKRVGNRGVAVLLTMLVLVVGTAAVFLLVVPMMINEFAHMGQVLSRLVSNTELADKVAAHLPPDIWAWVRQTVQSPEVRDLFTAQGALNAAKTVAGNVVPGIRGVAVGAINAVAGIFGVFVILLYVIFLLADFGRIKAGWQDYLPARYRESVTGFLGEFEKTMGLYFRGQIIVCLLVGVLMSIGFLLIGLPLGLVMGMLIGILNIAPYLGVAGVIPVLFLAGLDSLEAGESVWVGIGLAVAVMAVVQVIQDAVLVPKIQGESLGLSPWLILLSLSIWGRLLGFLGLLIALPMTCLCLSYYRRLLAVKAAEAPAEPPSETN; encoded by the coding sequence ATGTTCGACAATGATAAGCCATACACCCTGGATTCGGTGGTGCGGATGGTTTTGGGGGCCGGTTTCTTCATCGGCATGGTTTGGCTGCTCGGGTATTTGTCGGGCGTGCTCGTGCCGTTCGTGGCGGCCTTGCTGGTGGCCTATCTGCTCAACCCCCTGACCTGTTTCCTGGAAAAGCGTGTGGGCAACCGAGGCGTGGCTGTGCTTCTGACCATGCTCGTGCTGGTCGTGGGCACGGCTGCCGTGTTTCTGTTGGTTGTGCCCATGATGATAAACGAATTCGCGCACATGGGCCAGGTGTTGTCGCGTCTGGTCTCCAACACCGAGCTGGCCGACAAGGTCGCCGCCCACCTGCCGCCGGACATCTGGGCGTGGGTGCGTCAGACCGTGCAGTCGCCGGAGGTCCGGGATTTGTTCACGGCTCAGGGCGCGCTCAATGCGGCCAAGACCGTCGCCGGGAATGTCGTTCCGGGCATCCGGGGCGTGGCCGTCGGCGCGATCAATGCCGTGGCCGGGATTTTCGGGGTGTTCGTCATCCTGCTCTACGTTATTTTCCTGCTGGCCGACTTCGGGCGTATCAAGGCCGGGTGGCAGGACTATTTGCCCGCCCGGTATCGCGAAAGCGTGACGGGTTTTCTGGGCGAGTTCGAGAAGACCATGGGCCTGTATTTCCGTGGACAGATCATCGTCTGCCTCCTCGTCGGTGTGCTCATGTCCATCGGCTTTCTGCTCATCGGGCTGCCTTTGGGGCTGGTCATGGGAATGCTCATCGGCATCCTGAACATCGCCCCCTATCTGGGCGTGGCCGGGGTGATTCCGGTTCTTTTCCTGGCCGGGCTCGATTCGCTTGAGGCGGGGGAATCCGTTTGGGTGGGCATCGGGCTGGCCGTGGCGGTCATGGCCGTGGTCCAAGTAATCCAGGACGCCGTGCTGGTCCCCAAGATCCAGGGCGAGAGCCTGGGGCTTTCCCCGTGGCTCATTCTCCTTTCCCTGTCCATTTGGGGCAGGCTCCTCGGCTTTTTGGGCCTTTTGATCGCCTTGCCCATGACGTGCCTCTGCCTCTCCTATTATCGTCGCCTGCTGGCCGTTAAGGCGGCCGAAGCTCCTGCGGAGCCGCCTTCCGAAACAAACTGA
- the hflK gene encoding FtsH protease activity modulator HflK — protein sequence MNWDWDKLQKQQQGRPGGKPPSFDDFQEQFDKLKRFKLPGWKLVLPILVLLWIASGFYIVEPDEVGVVKQFGKFNRVTTAGPNYHIPYPVESVLTPKVTQIRRVEFGFRSVGRPLTQSFQQGVSREVKEESLMLTGDENIVSVQFIVQYLIKDAEHYLFNVNDPEQTLAHAGEAAMREVIGNGKIDDALTTGKQEIQVQTRELMQRILDNYQTGLSVVAVQMQNVHPPDEVIEAFKDVASAREDKSRFINEAEAYQRDILPKARGEASRIVNAGLAYKEAKVRRSEGDAARFLAVLTEYNKAKDITRERLYLETMEALLSNPDTEKLVMSDDALKQSVPYLPLDKQPRRVAPKEAQ from the coding sequence ATGAATTGGGATTGGGACAAATTACAAAAGCAGCAACAGGGGCGCCCCGGCGGCAAGCCGCCGAGCTTCGACGATTTCCAGGAGCAGTTCGACAAACTGAAAAGGTTTAAACTGCCCGGCTGGAAACTCGTCCTTCCTATCCTCGTCCTCCTCTGGATCGCCAGCGGGTTCTACATTGTCGAACCCGATGAGGTCGGCGTGGTCAAACAATTCGGCAAGTTCAACCGTGTCACCACGGCAGGTCCGAATTACCACATTCCATATCCTGTGGAAAGCGTGCTCACTCCCAAGGTGACGCAAATCCGGCGTGTGGAATTCGGTTTCAGGTCCGTGGGACGCCCCCTGACGCAAAGCTTCCAGCAGGGCGTCAGCCGCGAGGTCAAGGAAGAATCCCTGATGCTCACCGGCGACGAGAACATCGTCTCGGTGCAGTTCATCGTCCAATACCTCATCAAGGACGCCGAACACTATCTGTTCAACGTCAACGACCCCGAACAGACCCTGGCCCACGCCGGCGAGGCGGCCATGCGCGAAGTCATCGGCAACGGCAAGATCGACGACGCCCTGACCACCGGAAAGCAGGAAATCCAGGTCCAGACCCGCGAGCTGATGCAGCGTATTCTGGACAACTACCAGACCGGGCTGTCCGTCGTGGCGGTACAGATGCAGAACGTGCATCCGCCGGATGAGGTCATCGAGGCGTTCAAGGACGTGGCGAGCGCGCGCGAGGACAAGAGCCGCTTCATCAACGAGGCCGAAGCCTATCAGCGCGACATCCTGCCCAAGGCGCGCGGCGAGGCGTCCCGCATCGTCAACGCGGGCCTGGCCTACAAGGAGGCCAAGGTTCGCCGCTCCGAAGGTGACGCCGCCCGATTCCTGGCCGTGCTGACCGAATACAACAAGGCCAAGGACATCACCCGCGAGCGCCTCTACCTGGAGACCATGGAAGCACTCCTGTCCAATCCCGACACGGAAAAGCTGGTCATGTCCGACGACGCCCTGAAGCAATCAGTACCCTATCTCCCCCTGGACAAGCAGCCCCGCCGGGTTGCCCCCAAGGAAGCTCAATAA
- a CDS encoding sensor histidine kinase — translation MNNPDTHAQNESLLDITDEERLALVEERIEAKFLDYDGYDFSRRQNIALNIFFELSQEMRGREMFYAVCMAIPHALFGLESTMYILEDEETFALAACSSGKCDKESVLPWSDVMNHRLTIKGENMHIPIRGNPEFNDMLAFEPPHNVLGCFVMRPCSGLPGHIRLFLEKYVNRVGYQLHHRIIRARNREHIAFIKSMVQDIGHNVIVPNMYFKLYFNRLKRKIEELHLTTTSILTGMNKNANPDQIREGNRLAQIVGGIEAQYQEIYSHYESTSMFLETLLRRQHFEEGRYVLDKRDVNLRTTVVDPVVERFRHRFEERNIRLSLAHECAEDHVIRLTLDRGLIAQVLDNILSNALKYTEKMPVKGGGKEQRVSYGWKIIDDFFGPNKPGIRLWVASTGNPLDLKEPLEVFKPGFRAKNVASRPGTGHGLYFVRQVVELHGGKVSYAHTEEGNVFSFVLPFEHS, via the coding sequence ATGAACAACCCCGACACCCACGCCCAGAACGAAAGCCTGCTCGATATCACCGACGAAGAGCGGCTCGCCCTCGTGGAGGAACGCATCGAGGCAAAATTCCTCGACTACGACGGGTACGACTTTTCCCGGCGGCAAAACATCGCCCTGAACATCTTCTTCGAGCTCTCGCAGGAAATGCGCGGCCGGGAAATGTTCTACGCGGTCTGCATGGCCATACCCCATGCCTTGTTCGGCCTGGAATCGACCATGTACATCCTGGAGGACGAGGAGACCTTCGCCCTGGCCGCCTGCTCTTCCGGGAAATGCGACAAGGAGTCCGTACTGCCTTGGAGCGACGTGATGAACCACCGCCTGACAATCAAGGGCGAGAACATGCACATCCCCATCCGGGGAAACCCGGAATTCAACGACATGCTCGCCTTCGAACCGCCCCACAACGTCCTGGGCTGTTTCGTCATGCGCCCCTGCTCCGGCCTACCCGGCCATATCCGCCTCTTCCTCGAAAAATACGTCAACCGCGTCGGCTACCAGCTTCACCACCGCATCATCCGCGCCCGCAACCGCGAGCATATTGCCTTCATCAAATCCATGGTCCAGGACATCGGGCACAACGTCATCGTGCCCAACATGTACTTCAAGCTCTATTTCAACCGGCTCAAGCGCAAGATCGAGGAGCTGCACCTGACCACCACATCCATCCTCACGGGAATGAACAAGAACGCGAACCCGGATCAAATCCGCGAGGGCAACAGGCTGGCGCAGATCGTCGGCGGCATCGAGGCTCAATACCAGGAAATCTACAGCCACTACGAGTCCACCTCGATGTTCCTTGAGACCCTGCTCAGGCGGCAACATTTCGAAGAGGGGCGCTACGTGCTCGACAAGCGGGACGTGAACCTGCGCACCACGGTCGTCGACCCGGTCGTCGAACGGTTCCGTCACCGCTTCGAAGAACGCAACATACGGCTCTCGCTGGCGCATGAATGCGCCGAGGATCACGTGATACGGCTGACCCTCGACCGGGGGCTCATCGCCCAGGTCCTGGACAATATTCTTTCCAACGCCCTCAAATACACGGAAAAGATGCCGGTGAAAGGCGGCGGCAAGGAACAGCGCGTATCCTACGGCTGGAAGATCATCGACGACTTCTTCGGCCCGAACAAGCCCGGCATCCGTCTGTGGGTCGCCTCCACGGGCAACCCGCTTGACCTGAAGGAACCGCTGGAAGTCTTCAAGCCGGGCTTCCGCGCCAAGAACGTGGCCAGCAGACCCGGCACGGGGCATGGTCTCTACTTCGTCAGGCAGGTGGTCGAACTGCACGGCGGCAAGGTTTCCTACGCCCACACCGAGGAGGGCAACGTGTTCTCGTTCGTCCTCCCCTTCGAGCACTCCTAA
- the panB gene encoding 3-methyl-2-oxobutanoate hydroxymethyltransferase — MTTSEKTIPQAKAKPVTAPVIQGMKGGAKICCITAYDYPSGLIADQAGVDLVLVGDSLAMVVLGREDTLSVTVDEMVHHTKAAARGVKRALLVADMPFMSFATVDRALDTAHRLMGEGGARAVKLEGGQTVAPQITALTEAGVPVMAHVGLTPQHLARFGGFKAQGKSAEATRVLVEDAQAVEAAGAFCVVLEAMPVEAAQVITEAVTIPTIGIGAGNVTDGQILVYHDALGLFDRFTPKFVRRFAELGDDSRKALEMYCAEVRRTTFPGDKNTFYMPTDEVAQVRKIKIKPKKK, encoded by the coding sequence ATGACAACCTCAGAGAAGACCATCCCCCAGGCCAAGGCCAAGCCCGTCACCGCCCCGGTCATCCAGGGCATGAAAGGCGGAGCGAAAATCTGCTGCATAACCGCCTACGACTATCCGTCCGGGCTCATCGCCGACCAGGCAGGCGTCGACCTCGTTCTGGTGGGTGATTCCCTGGCCATGGTCGTGCTCGGCCGCGAGGACACCCTGTCCGTGACCGTGGACGAGATGGTCCACCACACCAAGGCGGCCGCAAGAGGCGTCAAGCGGGCGCTGCTCGTGGCCGACATGCCGTTCATGTCGTTCGCCACCGTGGACCGGGCGCTCGACACCGCCCATCGGCTCATGGGCGAGGGCGGAGCCAGGGCGGTCAAACTCGAAGGAGGCCAGACCGTGGCCCCGCAAATCACCGCCCTGACCGAAGCGGGCGTGCCGGTCATGGCCCATGTGGGACTGACCCCCCAGCACCTCGCCAGGTTCGGCGGTTTCAAGGCCCAGGGAAAATCCGCCGAGGCCACCCGCGTGCTCGTCGAAGACGCGCAGGCCGTCGAGGCCGCCGGCGCATTCTGCGTGGTTCTGGAGGCCATGCCGGTGGAGGCCGCCCAGGTCATCACCGAGGCCGTGACCATCCCGACCATCGGCATCGGCGCGGGCAACGTGACCGACGGCCAGATTCTGGTCTACCACGACGCGCTGGGCCTGTTCGACAGGTTCACTCCCAAGTTCGTCCGCCGCTTCGCCGAACTGGGCGATGATTCGCGCAAGGCCCTTGAGATGTATTGCGCCGAAGTCCGGCGCACCACGTTCCCCGGCGACAAGAACACCTTCTACATGCCCACCGACGAGGTGGCCCAGGTCCGCAAGATCAAGATCAAACCCAAAAAGAAGTAA
- a CDS encoding LexA family transcriptional regulator, producing MPKKKRRCDEAQLKWFEEALERIKKATGARTQVQLAEVLDVRQSSISDAKRRCSIPADWFLKLYRSHGLDPDWLSEGVEPVYINADKAKVPADTLLRETPAPYGRMNSRGRLVAVSTMAGADKDAAEWEPKPIEELSVPESFCRPKLLVVKVDSASMDPVITRGAFVGIDRDQSEHPDGDLCAVHFPHQGLTIRRVFHQGDTFLLKADNEQYSDLTIPAEEMNDRTVGRVIWVLQNLAPM from the coding sequence ATGCCCAAGAAGAAACGGAGATGTGACGAAGCGCAGCTCAAGTGGTTCGAGGAAGCGCTTGAGCGCATAAAGAAGGCGACCGGGGCCCGCACCCAGGTCCAACTGGCCGAGGTGCTCGATGTTCGCCAGTCAAGCATATCGGACGCCAAGCGCCGCTGCTCTATCCCCGCCGATTGGTTCCTGAAGCTGTACCGCAGCCACGGATTGGACCCGGATTGGCTGTCCGAAGGCGTGGAGCCCGTCTACATCAACGCCGACAAGGCCAAGGTCCCGGCCGACACCCTGCTCCGCGAGACCCCGGCCCCTTATGGCCGGATGAACTCGCGCGGCCGTCTGGTCGCCGTCTCCACCATGGCCGGCGCGGACAAGGACGCCGCCGAGTGGGAACCGAAGCCCATTGAGGAACTTTCCGTGCCCGAATCCTTCTGCCGCCCCAAGCTGCTGGTGGTGAAGGTTGATTCCGCGAGCATGGACCCGGTCATCACGCGCGGCGCTTTCGTCGGCATCGACCGCGACCAGAGCGAACATCCCGACGGCGACCTGTGCGCGGTGCACTTTCCCCACCAGGGACTGACCATCCGCAGGGTCTTCCACCAGGGCGACACCTTCCTGCTCAAGGCCGACAACGAACAGTATTCCGACCTGACCATCCCCGCTGAAGAGATGAACGACCGCACCGTCGGCCGGGTCATCTGGGTGCTGCAGAACCTCGCCCCGATGTAA
- a CDS encoding LysE family translocator, with product MELDTYLVFLAATVAVLLIPGPTVMMVVGSALAQGRRAAVPLALGVGLGNAVAAAASLAGLGVLLAASAELFTLFKWAGAAYLVYLGVKTWLAEPNTGSGPKSAQPAKNRTHLLNACVVTATNPKAIVFLCAFLPQFITPSRPYLPQLLILEVTVQILTMLVALFYALLAVQARRLVANPGSMRLINRIGGTSLIGAGILTAALKRA from the coding sequence ATGGAATTGGATACCTATCTGGTGTTTCTGGCCGCCACCGTGGCGGTGCTGCTCATCCCAGGCCCCACCGTGATGATGGTGGTGGGCAGCGCTCTGGCGCAGGGCAGACGCGCCGCCGTGCCGCTCGCCCTCGGCGTGGGGCTGGGCAACGCCGTGGCCGCCGCGGCCTCCCTGGCCGGACTGGGCGTGCTGCTGGCCGCTTCCGCCGAACTGTTCACGCTCTTCAAATGGGCAGGAGCCGCCTACCTCGTCTATCTGGGCGTCAAGACCTGGCTGGCCGAGCCGAATACCGGCTCGGGTCCGAAATCCGCCCAGCCCGCGAAAAACAGAACCCACCTGCTCAACGCCTGCGTCGTCACGGCGACCAACCCCAAGGCCATCGTTTTCCTGTGCGCCTTCCTGCCGCAGTTCATCACCCCGAGCCGCCCCTATCTGCCCCAGTTGCTCATTCTCGAAGTCACGGTCCAGATTTTGACCATGCTTGTGGCCCTGTTCTACGCCCTCCTCGCCGTCCAGGCTCGCCGCCTTGTCGCCAATCCCGGCTCCATGCGGCTCATAAACAGAATCGGCGGCACCTCGCTCATCGGCGCGGGCATCCTCACCGCCGCCCTCAAACGGGCCTAG
- the hflC gene encoding protease modulator HflC — translation MKKTTIIFAAAIIIGAFVLTSAAFTVDQTQQAIVIQLGRPIGDKALGPGLHFKLPVVQTVVFFDARILDFDAKPEEITTTDKKYMNVDSYTKWKIIDPLTFYTKVRTIQGARARLDDIVRSQLRVALGRYTLIEVVSHKRQEIMDMVTERSKELLMPYGIEVLDVRIKRTDLPAENARSIYGRMKAERERQAKQYRSEGQEASAKIKANADKERAIILADAGKQAEIIRGEGDAQATKVYADALGQSPDFYEFTRSLEAYRQGFDKNTRFILTPKSPFLKHLQ, via the coding sequence ATGAAGAAAACGACCATCATATTCGCCGCCGCCATCATCATCGGGGCCTTTGTGCTGACCTCCGCGGCCTTCACCGTGGACCAGACCCAGCAGGCCATCGTCATCCAGCTCGGCCGTCCCATCGGGGACAAGGCCCTCGGACCGGGCCTGCACTTCAAGCTGCCCGTGGTCCAGACCGTGGTCTTCTTCGACGCGCGCATCCTGGACTTCGACGCCAAGCCCGAGGAGATCACCACCACGGACAAGAAGTACATGAACGTGGACTCCTACACCAAGTGGAAGATCATCGATCCCCTGACGTTCTATACCAAGGTGCGCACCATCCAGGGCGCCCGCGCCCGGCTGGACGACATCGTCCGCTCGCAGCTCCGCGTGGCCCTGGGCCGCTACACCCTGATCGAGGTCGTCTCGCACAAACGGCAGGAGATCATGGACATGGTGACCGAACGGTCCAAGGAACTGCTCATGCCCTACGGCATCGAGGTTCTGGACGTGCGCATCAAGCGCACCGACCTGCCCGCCGAAAACGCCCGCTCCATCTACGGACGCATGAAGGCCGAGCGCGAACGCCAGGCCAAGCAGTACCGCTCCGAGGGACAGGAGGCGTCAGCCAAGATCAAGGCCAACGCCGACAAGGAGCGCGCCATCATCCTCGCCGACGCCGGGAAACAGGCGGAAATAATCCGAGGCGAAGGCGACGCCCAGGCGACCAAAGTCTATGCGGACGCTCTGGGGCAATCTCCCGACTTCTACGAATTCACCCGTAGCCTCGAGGCTTATCGTCAGGGATTCGATAAGAATACCAGATTCATACTGACGCCAAAAAGTCCCTTCCTGAAACACCTTCAATAA